One Anopheles marshallii chromosome 3, idAnoMarsDA_429_01, whole genome shotgun sequence genomic region harbors:
- the LOC128711475 gene encoding regucalcin-like, producing MADSYRVETIPPYTELGEGPHWDIARQSLYYVSLTNALIYRLDYRQGTVYSASIDGIRFATFIVPVKDRQDCFVIGDTIRLMVIRWDGVATKATIVRELARLGTEHAENRFNDGKVDPWGRLYVGSMLTETAGNPFERATGSLWRYCDRTGQLVEQDRNMYISNGLAWNRQTNKFYFVDSGANHIKEYDIDLDGNLANPKVWFDFKPDGKDPGYFCDGMTTDSEGNLYVACFNGFKVVKISPDKKILQEIKIPAKQVTSVAFGGPKLDELYVTTAAKNITGPQKDPAGATFRVTGLGAKGLAMNEVILKD from the exons ATGGCCGATAGCTATCGAGTGGAAACGATACCGCCGTACACGGAGCTGGGCGAAGGACCGCACTGGGACATCGCCCGCCAGAGTCTGTACTACGTGAGTCTAACCAATGCGTTGATCTACCGGTTGGACTACCGGCAGGGTACAGTGTACAGTGCATCGATCG ATGGCATCCGTTTCGCAACGTTCATCGTACCGGTGAAGGATAGGCAGGATTGTTTCGTCATCGGTGATACGATTCGGTTGATGGTGATACGCTGGGACGGTGTAGCGACCAAGGCGACCATCGTACGGGAGCTGGCAAGGCTCGGCACGGAGCACGCGGAAAATCGTTTCAACGATGGTAAGGTTGATCCCTGGGGACGGCTGTACGTGGGCTCGATGCTCACCGAAACGGCTGGCAATCCGTTCGAACGGGCAACCGGTTCGTTGTGGCGGTACTGTGACCGTACCGGGCAGCTAGTCGAGCAGGATCGGAACATGTACATTTCGAACGGTTTGGCCTGGAACCGGCAGACGAACAAGTTTTACTTCGTCGACTCGGGTGCAAATCACATCAAGGAGTACGACATCGATCTGGATGGCAATTTGG CAAATCCCAAAGTTTGGTTCGATTTCAAACCCGATGGTAAGGATCCGGGATACTTCTGCGATGGTATGACGACCGATAGTGAGGGAAACCTTTACGTGGCATGTTTTAATGGCTTCAAAGTGGTCAAAATCTCACCAGA TAAAAAAATTCTCCAAGAAATCAAAATTCCCGCCAAACAAGTCACCTCGGTAGCGTTCGGTGGACCAAAGCTGGATGAACTTTACGTAACGACGGCGGCCAAAAATATCACCGGACCACAGAAGGACCCAGCTGGTGCTACCTTCAGGGTGACCGGACTTGGTGCAAAGGGATTAGCTATGAATGAGGTCATTCTGAAGGACTAA
- the LOC128713736 gene encoding regucalcin-like produces the protein MANVKVEVLPGPFLQLGEGPHWDGESQSLYYVCILGSTLHRYDWGENRTYTAKIEGSTYASFVIPVKGRKGEFVVGSGTRLLLVTWDGLAESATIVKVLTDLGEEEADHRFNDGKVDGQGRLYAGTMLAEDSRNHFEMDDGKFYRFDAHRGQMVTLKSKVHISNGLTWSARTGKFYYIDSFTFDIKEYTVDAEGNLGDERVLIKLKDDEAATEYIGDGMTSDAEGNLYVAVFAGSKIIKINPELAKIVQEIALPVAQVTSVAFGGPNLDVLFATTAAKEISIPQEPPAGAVLKITGLAARGTAMNEFLLPSSSS, from the exons ATGGCGAACGTGAAGGTTGAAGTTTTGCCCGGGCCTTTTCTGCAGCTCGGCGAAGGTCCACACTGGGACGGCGAATCGCAAAGCCTGTACTACGTGTGCATTCTCGGCAGTACACTGCATCGGTACGATTGGGGTGAAAACCGAACCTACACTGCCAAGATCG AGGGCAGTACGTATGCCTCATTCGTCATACCGGTGAAGGGGCGCAAGGGAGAGTTTGTGGTGGGCAGCGGGACGCGACTGTTGCTAGTGACCTGGGACGGGTTAGCCGAGTCAGCCACGATCGTTAAAGTGCTGACCGACCTCGGTGAGGAGGAAGCCGATCACCGCTTCAACGATGGTAAGGTGGATGGACAGGGTCGGCTGTATGCCGGCACAATGCTGGCCGAAGATTCCCGCAATCACTTCGAAATGGACGACGGTAAGTTTTACCGCTTCGATGCACACCGCGGCCAAATGGTGACACTCAAGAGCAAGGTACACATCTCGAACGGGCTAACGTGGAGTGCGCGTACCGGCAAGTTCTACTACATCGATTCGTTTACATTCGACATCAAAGAGTACACGGTGGATGCGGAAGGAAATCTGG GTGACGAAAGGGTGCTGATAAAGCTGAAGGATGACGAAGCGGCAACGGAGTACATTGGGGACGGGATGACGAGCGATGCCGAGGGCAACCTGTATGTGGCCGTGTTTGCTGGTTCGAAAATCATCAAGATAAATCCGGA GTTGGCAAAAATAGTCCAGGAGATTGCGCTGCCCGTTGCGCAGGTAACGTCCGTCGCATTCGGTGGTCCCAATCTGGATGTCCTATTCGCTACGACGGCCGCCAAGGAGATTTCCATCCCTCAGGAGCCACCGGCCGGGGCCGTTCTGAAGATTACCGGACTGGCTGCACGTGGGACTGCAATGAACGAATTCCTGCTACCGAGCTCTTCGTCCTAA